A portion of the Caenorhabditis elegans chromosome III genome contains these proteins:
- the ZK121.2 gene encoding R3H domain-containing protein (Confirmed by transcript evidence), with amino-acid sequence MSTENDVSEENNSELDDVEDAKQDDRRRSTTVIMTMNVTTVPATESEGVRRNGSVRRRLSKQNATIEEPISLLSISDSPSENSDTTVPCIEEHPEEGKEEEKPAESSDVSKLRPPGLAQNKLWSTSKSLSRESTGTEYSDRSGIDLRNFVDRTLHKSEEDRKQLLEFEKQLKELILDDSTQSKRFELPSSYHRMLLHRCAAWFGLDHNVTNKQTDIVVNKSEKTKIPDDNFTDYIRHDNYVEDRLKRQNTCGSRKELHHMESFGDHSTSQYGSQASLNHDLLMMRRAQSFDVAAVTGPSVIQPQSPHHVRGLPMRQLSLNCPQQSMVTAPMSGPQGHQWAPQRSFDCSNNSYLCTGKHPMMRKAESFGGMANGISHGCYEQSVPVVCGTPPSVMVHHHHHHAHIQQPPTSNYTGYQVFEEMSMPSSNYQEPGMCSPGGTYYEYVPQPVVQPQQYARPIRYMPQDYRRPQGVQYMYGPPPPQQYMQYQPMVHPEVEVIVDPVQTQPFPQVSHFVLPDQQQGYSSSHQAETANSFIKASIDGGYGSMNQDVENAEKVEEV; translated from the exons ATGTCAACCGAAAACGACGTTTCAGAAGAGAATAATTCAGAGCTTGACGATGTTGAAGACGCAAAACAAGATGATCGGCGACGATCGACTACGGTAATAATGACAATGAATGTGACGACGGTGCCAGCTACAGAAAGTGAGGGAGTTCGGAGGAATGGAAGTGTTCGAAGACGACTTTCAAAACAGAATGCAACAATTGAAGAG ccaaTATCTCTCCTGTCAATTTCTGATAGCCCATCAGAAAACTCGGATACTACGGTCCCATGCATAGAAGAGCATCCAGAAGAAGGCAAAGAAGAGGAGAAGCCAGCAGAAAGCAGTGACGTGTCAAAACTCCGCCCACCGGGTCTCGCACAGAATAAACTGTGGTCCACATCGAAATCGTTAAGCAGAGAGTCCACAGGAACCGAGTACTCGGACAGAAGTGGCATTGATCTAAGGAATTTTGTGGATCGCACGTTACACAAGAGTGAAGAAGATCGGAAGCAGCTTCTGGAGTTCGAAAAACAACTCAAAGAACTTATTTTAGATGATAG cacaCAATCGAAAAGATTCGAGCTTCCATCATCCTATCACCGAATGCTTCTTCACAGGTGTGCCGCGTGGTTTGGTCTTGATCATAATGTTACGAATAAGCAGACCGATATTGTTGTGAACAAGTCAGAGAAAACCAAAAT TCCTGATGACAACTTCACCGACTACATCCGGCACGATAATTACGTAGAAGACCGACTGAAACGACAAAACACTTGCGGATCCCGCAAGGAACTTCACCATATGGAATCATTCGGTGATCATTCGACGAGTCAATATGGAAGTCAAGCAAGTCTTAATCATGATCTACTCATGATGCGAAGGGCACAATCATTTGACGTGGCAGCAGTCACTGGACCATCAGTTATTCAACCTCAATCTCCACATCATGTTCGAGGTCTTCCGATGCGACAACTTTCACTCAACTGCCCACAACAATCAATGGTTACTGCACCAATGAGTGGACCACAGGGACATCAATGGGCACCGCAAAGATCATTTGATTGCTCCAATAATAGTTATTTGTGCACTGGAAAACATCCAATGATGAGG aaagcaGAGAGCTTCGGAGGAATGGCAAACGGAATATCACATGGCTGTTACGAGCAAAGTGTGCCAGTAGTTTGTGGAACACCTCCATCAGTGATGGTtcatcaccaccaccaccacgcTCACATCCAACAACCTCCAACCTCCAACTATACAGGCTATCAGGTATTCGAAGAAATGTCAATGCCATCATCAAACTACCAAGAGCCTGGAATGTGCTCCCCGGGAGGAACCTACTATGAGTATGTACCTCAACCAGTAGTTCAACCACAACAGTACGCTCGTCCAATTCGGTACATGCCACAAGATTACCGAAGACCTCAAGGAGTTCAGTATATGTATggaccaccaccaccacaacaATATATGCAATACCAGCCAATGGTTCATCCGGAAGTTGAAGTTATTGTAGATCCAGTTCAAACTCAACCCTTTCCACAAGTCAGTCACTTTGTACTGCCTGATCAACAACAGGGATACTCATCAAGCCATCAAGCAGAGACAGCAAATAGTTTTATAAAG GCAAGCATTGATGGTGGATATGGAAGCATGAATCAAGACGTCGAGAATGCTGAAAAGGTCGAGGAGGTCTAA
- the glrx-21 gene encoding Glutaredoxin domain-containing protein (Confirmed by transcript evidence), producing the protein MYTKTSCTFCNRAKDLFSDVRVAYKEVNLDTLKASQPDDYLGIVNGLVYTTRQTSVPQIFVCGRFIGGYTELDALRNSGHLFEAIAQCTGENSPKE; encoded by the exons ATGTACACAAAAACATCATGCACATTCTGTAATCGAGCAAAAGATCTATTTTCCGATGTTCGTGTTGCTTATAAAGAAGTGAATTTGGACACTTTGAAGGCATCTCAACCGGATGATTATTTGGGAATTGTCAATGGACTTGTATATACTACACGACAGACCAGTGTGCCACAG ATCTTTGTCTGCGGTCGTTTCATCGGTGGATACACTGAGCTGGATGCTCTCCGCAACTCTGGACACCTCTTCGAAGCAATTGCTCAGTGCACGGGAGAGAATTCGCCGAAAGAATAA
- the glrx-21 gene encoding Glutaredoxin domain-containing protein (Confirmed by transcript evidence) — protein sequence MGGVTSKVNVDVVQEQVKKDPVVMYTKTSCTFCNRAKDLFSDVRVAYKEVNLDTLKASQPDDYLGIVNGLVYTTRQTSVPQIFVCGRFIGGYTELDALRNSGHLFEAIAQCTGENSPKE from the exons ATGGGAGGAGTCACCTCAAAAGTCAATGTTGATGTTGTACAGGAACAG GTGAAAAAGGATCCAGTTGTGATGTACACAAAAACATCATGCACATTCTGTAATCGAGCAAAAGATCTATTTTCCGATGTTCGTGTTGCTTATAAAGAAGTGAATTTGGACACTTTGAAGGCATCTCAACCGGATGATTATTTGGGAATTGTCAATGGACTTGTATATACTACACGACAGACCAGTGTGCCACAG ATCTTTGTCTGCGGTCGTTTCATCGGTGGATACACTGAGCTGGATGCTCTCCGCAACTCTGGACACCTCTTCGAAGCAATTGCTCAGTGCACGGGAGAGAATTCGCCGAAAGAATAA